The Desulfatibacillum aliphaticivorans DSM 15576 genome includes a window with the following:
- a CDS encoding 1-deoxy-D-xylulose-5-phosphate reductoisomerase, translated as MSLSDKIRVKNLTILGSTGSIGKSTLGVVRKFPDQFKIRALAAHTSIDALAEQVVEFLPELVVVRDKDLAGKLNTALQGASTPHPYIMYGEEGYQKAATLDSVDMVVSSMVGAAGLLPTLAAIRARKQVALANKETLVMAGALVMREARENGVKLMPIDSEHSAIFQCLQGNDRKDLDKILLTASGGPFRTVSREKFESLTPEDALSHPTWDMGAKITIDSSTLMNKGLEVIEAKWLFDVRQQDIQVVVHPQSIVHSMVAYKDGSVIAQLGVPDMAGAIAYAMSYPDRLPLGQPIPDFFALGSLEFFEPDLEKFPCLALAQQACRDEQTYPAVLNAANEIAVQAFLDHQIRFPQIPQLIEKCLNVHTPSARPDLEQILEADAWARDYIKQAARS; from the coding sequence TTGTCCTTATCAGATAAAATTCGCGTAAAAAACCTGACCATCCTGGGCTCGACCGGCTCCATCGGAAAAAGCACCCTGGGCGTGGTTCGCAAGTTTCCCGATCAATTTAAAATCCGCGCCCTGGCCGCCCATACCAGCATAGACGCCCTGGCCGAGCAGGTTGTGGAGTTTCTGCCTGAGTTGGTTGTGGTCCGGGATAAGGACCTGGCCGGCAAGCTGAACACCGCCTTGCAGGGCGCCTCAACCCCGCATCCCTACATTATGTATGGGGAGGAAGGGTATCAAAAGGCCGCAACCCTGGATTCCGTGGATATGGTCGTATCCTCCATGGTGGGCGCAGCCGGGCTTTTGCCCACGTTGGCCGCCATCCGGGCCAGGAAGCAAGTGGCCCTGGCCAACAAGGAAACCCTGGTCATGGCCGGCGCCCTGGTCATGCGGGAAGCCAGGGAAAACGGCGTCAAGCTCATGCCCATAGACTCCGAGCACAGCGCCATATTCCAGTGCCTGCAAGGCAACGATCGTAAGGATCTGGATAAAATTTTGCTGACGGCCTCCGGCGGCCCTTTTCGCACGGTTTCCCGGGAGAAATTCGAAAGCCTAACGCCCGAAGACGCCTTGTCCCATCCAACCTGGGACATGGGCGCAAAAATCACCATCGATTCGTCCACGCTCATGAACAAAGGCCTGGAGGTCATCGAGGCCAAATGGCTGTTTGACGTGCGCCAACAGGACATCCAGGTGGTGGTTCATCCCCAGAGCATTGTCCACTCCATGGTGGCCTACAAAGATGGCTCGGTTATCGCCCAATTAGGCGTACCGGATATGGCCGGCGCCATAGCCTACGCCATGTCCTATCCGGACCGGCTTCCCTTGGGGCAGCCCATCCCGGATTTCTTTGCATTAGGCTCTTTGGAGTTTTTTGAGCCCGACCTGGAAAAATTTCCCTGCCTGGCCCTGGCTCAGCAGGCGTGCAGGGACGAACAAACCTATCCGGCGGTATTGAACGCCGCCAACGAAATTGCGGTGCAGGCTTTTCTGGATCATCAAATCCGGTTCCCCCAAATCCCGCAATTGATCGAAAAATGCCTGAACGTCCACACCCCGAGCGCCCGGCCCGATCTGGAGCAGATCCTGGAAGCCGACGCCTGGGCCAGGGATTATATAAAGCAGGCTGCGAGGTCTTAA
- a CDS encoding phosphatidate cytidylyltransferase produces MAYSSHAKRWMTVAVIVPILVAFFLLAPAWAFAIFGGFISAFALYEYFKNFCKTNAPMDLGYCFAVIGSSLIFWAAAIGSFKLLFLVMWLMFFVYASRAMIRFNQGKAGYDLLAKEALSILYIPCLLSSVVLARCSENGVTWLFFILFLAFISDTGAYYAGKTFGKHKLIPNLSPNKTVEGSIGSIFADLIVVTVFKLTLLPTIPWLVVPVLAASAAIATQLGDLFESMLKRSLDVKDSGTIFPGHGGMLDRIDGLLFTGPVVYLFLVTF; encoded by the coding sequence ATGGCATACTCTTCCCACGCCAAACGTTGGATGACGGTTGCAGTAATCGTCCCGATCCTGGTCGCTTTTTTCTTACTGGCCCCTGCGTGGGCCTTTGCCATTTTCGGCGGCTTTATCAGCGCCTTCGCCCTGTACGAGTATTTCAAGAATTTCTGCAAAACCAATGCGCCCATGGACCTGGGCTATTGTTTCGCCGTCATCGGGTCCAGCCTCATATTCTGGGCTGCGGCTATCGGCTCCTTTAAGCTCCTGTTTCTGGTCATGTGGCTCATGTTTTTCGTCTACGCCAGCCGGGCTATGATCCGATTCAACCAGGGCAAGGCGGGCTACGACCTTCTTGCCAAGGAAGCCCTTTCCATCCTGTACATTCCCTGCCTGCTGTCCTCCGTGGTCCTGGCCCGTTGCAGCGAAAACGGCGTGACCTGGCTCTTTTTCATCCTGTTTCTTGCTTTCATATCAGACACCGGCGCCTACTACGCAGGCAAAACCTTCGGAAAGCACAAGCTCATCCCCAACCTGAGCCCCAACAAAACCGTGGAAGGCTCCATCGGCAGTATTTTTGCAGACCTCATCGTGGTGACGGTTTTCAAGCTGACCCTGCTCCCAACCATCCCCTGGCTCGTGGTTCCGGTCCTGGCCGCTTCCGCCGCTATTGCCACCCAATTAGGCGATCTTTTCGAGTCCATGCTCAAACGCTCCCTTGACGTAAAGGATTCCGGGACTATATTTCCTGGACATGGGGGGATGCTTGATCGGATCGACGGCCTCTTGTTTACAGGACCGGTAGTCTACCTATTCCTGGTTACTTTTTGA
- a CDS encoding isoprenyl transferase, producing MSSKVENSDSALPDFERLPRHVAIIMDGNGRWAKKKLMNRVKGHEQGAETVRMVVRTTRELGVPFLTLYAFSTENWQRPKAEVMALMTLLKRFLVNEKKEMLENGIRLNVIGQTERLPDDVKAAMNHTMEATAQGRKMTLTLALSYGGREELVRAFRKMAKRVADHTLDPELIDESVISQHLYTATMPDPDLMIRTSGEVRISNFLLWQLAYAEMAFTPKLWPDFSKEDYIQILKDFGDRERRFGKTGDQLE from the coding sequence TTGAGTTCTAAAGTGGAAAATTCGGATTCGGCGCTTCCCGACTTTGAGCGTCTTCCCCGTCATGTGGCCATTATCATGGACGGCAACGGACGGTGGGCCAAAAAAAAGCTGATGAATCGCGTAAAAGGCCATGAGCAGGGGGCCGAAACCGTCCGCATGGTGGTGCGCACCACCCGCGAGTTGGGCGTCCCCTTCCTGACCCTGTACGCGTTTTCCACGGAAAACTGGCAGCGGCCCAAGGCCGAAGTCATGGCCCTCATGACCCTGCTGAAGCGCTTTCTGGTCAACGAAAAAAAGGAAATGCTGGAAAACGGCATTCGCCTGAATGTCATCGGCCAGACCGAACGGCTTCCCGACGACGTCAAGGCCGCCATGAACCACACCATGGAGGCTACGGCCCAGGGCCGGAAAATGACCCTGACCCTGGCCCTGTCCTACGGCGGCCGAGAGGAACTGGTCCGGGCTTTCCGGAAAATGGCCAAAAGGGTTGCGGACCATACCCTGGACCCGGAACTGATCGACGAATCCGTGATCAGCCAGCACCTGTACACCGCAACCATGCCCGACCCGGACCTCATGATTCGCACCTCGGGGGAAGTGCGCATCAGCAATTTCCTATTATGGCAGCTTGCTTACGCTGAAATGGCTTTCACACCCAAACTGTGGCCGGATTTTTCAAAAGAGGATTATATTCAGATTCTCAAGGATTTTGGAGACAGGGAAAGGCGATTCGGCAAGACCGGGGACCAACTGGAATAA
- the frr gene encoding ribosome recycling factor gives MLELVYEEAREKMDKAIAALEKGLLRVRTGRASLSMLDGVKLDYYGTPTPINQAATVAIPESRLITIQPWDASVIKDIEKAILKSDLGLNPSNDGKIIRIAIPPLTEDRRKEMVKLVNKMAEEGKVSVRNARRDANETIKSMKKDGDIAEDLAFKGQDEVQKITDDFVKKVDDICAQKEKEILEF, from the coding sequence ATGCTTGAACTGGTCTATGAAGAAGCTCGTGAAAAAATGGATAAGGCCATTGCAGCTCTGGAAAAAGGGTTGCTGCGCGTGCGCACAGGCCGGGCATCCCTGTCAATGCTCGACGGGGTTAAACTGGACTATTACGGGACTCCTACGCCCATCAACCAGGCGGCTACCGTGGCTATCCCGGAAAGCAGGCTGATCACCATCCAGCCCTGGGACGCTTCCGTCATCAAGGATATTGAAAAAGCCATTTTAAAATCCGACCTGGGCCTCAATCCGTCCAACGACGGCAAGATCATCCGCATCGCCATTCCGCCCTTGACGGAAGACAGGCGCAAGGAAATGGTCAAGCTGGTCAACAAGATGGCGGAAGAAGGCAAGGTTTCCGTGCGCAACGCCCGGAGGGATGCCAACGAAACCATCAAGTCCATGAAAAAAGACGGCGACATTGCAGAAGACCTGGCTTTTAAAGGCCAGGACGAAGTCCAGAAGATCACCGACGACTTCGTCAAAAAAGTGGACGACATCTGCGCCCAAAAGGAAAAGGAAATCCTTGAGTTCTAA
- the pyrH gene encoding UMP kinase encodes MPTAKFKRVMVKLSGEALMGDQEFGISPEVIGYVASEIRSIFDLNVEVALVIGGGNIFRGIKGSSYGMDRTSADHMGMLATVINSIALCDALEKQGMPTRVQSAIAMHEIAEPYILRRALRHLEKKRVVIFAAGTGNPYFTTDTAAVLRAQEIHAEILFKATKVDCLFDKDPECNSDAQPITSITHKQVLERELRAMDTTATSLAMDNKLPIGIINMLTPGNICKAVCGETIGTYIGD; translated from the coding sequence ATGCCAACTGCAAAATTCAAAAGGGTTATGGTCAAACTCTCGGGCGAAGCCCTGATGGGGGATCAGGAATTTGGGATTTCCCCGGAAGTAATCGGCTACGTAGCTTCGGAAATTCGCTCCATTTTTGACCTGAACGTAGAGGTGGCGTTGGTCATTGGAGGCGGAAATATCTTCCGGGGCATTAAGGGCAGCAGTTACGGCATGGACCGCACCTCCGCGGACCATATGGGCATGTTGGCCACCGTCATCAACAGCATCGCCTTGTGCGACGCTTTGGAAAAGCAGGGCATGCCCACGCGGGTCCAAAGCGCCATCGCCATGCACGAAATCGCAGAGCCCTATATCCTGCGCCGAGCCTTGCGGCACCTGGAAAAGAAACGGGTCGTCATTTTCGCCGCAGGCACAGGCAATCCTTATTTTACCACCGATACGGCCGCCGTCTTGCGCGCCCAGGAAATTCACGCGGAAATTCTGTTCAAGGCCACCAAGGTGGACTGCCTTTTTGACAAGGATCCGGAGTGCAACTCCGACGCCCAGCCCATTACCAGCATCACGCACAAGCAGGTTCTGGAAAGGGAGCTTCGGGCCATGGACACCACCGCCACCTCCCTGGCTATGGACAACAAACTGCCCATCGGCATCATCAATATGCTGACCCCTGGCAATATCTGCAAAGCGGTTTGCGGCGAAACCATCGGCACATACATAGGAGACTGA
- the tsf gene encoding translation elongation factor Ts, whose product MATITAEMVKNLRAATGAGMMDCKKALAESEGDMDKALDYLRKKGIATAQKRAGRETKNGVVMSYIHMDKIGVLLEVNCETDFVAKNDDFVEFARNVAMHICATNPLAVTEDDVPAAVVEKEREIYMGQVLEMGKPENIAGKIVDGKIAKFLKDNCLVNQPFVKNPDITVGDLLTETIGKTGENISIRRFSRFVLGEE is encoded by the coding sequence ATGGCAACCATTACAGCAGAAATGGTAAAAAACCTGCGCGCTGCTACGGGAGCGGGCATGATGGACTGCAAAAAGGCCCTGGCCGAGTCGGAAGGCGACATGGACAAGGCCCTCGACTATCTGCGTAAAAAAGGCATTGCAACCGCTCAGAAGCGCGCCGGCCGCGAGACCAAGAACGGCGTGGTTATGTCCTACATCCATATGGACAAAATCGGCGTACTCCTGGAAGTGAACTGCGAGACCGATTTTGTGGCCAAGAACGATGACTTTGTGGAATTCGCCAGGAACGTGGCCATGCACATCTGCGCCACCAACCCCCTGGCTGTGACCGAAGACGACGTTCCGGCCGCGGTTGTGGAAAAAGAGCGCGAAATCTATATGGGCCAGGTTCTGGAAATGGGCAAGCCCGAAAACATCGCAGGCAAGATCGTGGACGGCAAAATCGCCAAGTTCCTCAAGGACAACTGCCTGGTCAATCAGCCTTTCGTGAAGAATCCCGACATCACCGTGGGCGATCTCCTGACCGAAACCATCGGCAAGACGGGTGAAAACATCTCCATCCGCCGCTTCTCCCGCTTTGTGCTGGGCGAAGAATAA
- the rpsB gene encoding 30S ribosomal protein S2, with the protein MVKISMKELLEAGVHFGHQTKRWNPKMKPYIFGARNGIYIVDLQKTVRMFRTACEFVSDVVANGGSVLFVGTKKQAREAVYEEANRAEAYYVHNRWLGGMLTNFQTIKKGIDRLNYLNEIKLNETINLFPKKERLKLEKERVKLDANLGGIRTMTKLPSVIFIIDPKNEAIAVREAKRLNIPTVAVVDTNCDPDDIDYVIPGNDDAIRAIRLLTSRIAEAVVQGKQIAAERRAAEQDKAADDKAQEQAAAEAAKPEPAAPAPAAEAAEEAPAEEGPIIEVIKKSGSEEDGEAAN; encoded by the coding sequence ATGGTAAAGATTTCGATGAAGGAACTCCTGGAAGCCGGAGTCCACTTTGGTCACCAGACCAAACGCTGGAACCCCAAAATGAAACCGTACATCTTCGGCGCCAGGAACGGCATCTACATTGTGGATTTGCAGAAGACCGTCCGCATGTTCCGCACTGCTTGCGAATTCGTGAGCGACGTTGTGGCCAACGGCGGCTCCGTGCTGTTCGTGGGAACCAAAAAGCAGGCCCGGGAAGCCGTCTACGAAGAGGCCAACCGCGCCGAGGCTTACTACGTTCACAATCGTTGGCTGGGCGGCATGCTCACCAACTTCCAGACCATCAAAAAAGGGATCGACAGGCTTAATTATCTGAACGAAATCAAGCTCAACGAGACCATCAACCTGTTCCCCAAAAAGGAACGTTTGAAGCTGGAAAAAGAGCGCGTGAAGCTGGACGCCAACTTGGGCGGCATTCGCACCATGACCAAGCTGCCTAGCGTGATCTTCATCATCGACCCGAAAAACGAAGCTATCGCCGTGCGGGAAGCCAAAAGGCTGAACATCCCCACCGTAGCCGTAGTTGACACCAACTGCGACCCGGATGACATCGATTACGTCATCCCCGGCAATGACGACGCTATTCGGGCCATTCGCCTGCTGACCTCCCGGATCGCCGAAGCCGTGGTTCAGGGCAAGCAGATTGCCGCCGAAAGGCGCGCCGCGGAGCAAGATAAGGCTGCTGACGACAAGGCCCAGGAACAGGCCGCCGCAGAAGCCGCCAAGCCTGAACCCGCGGCCCCCGCTCCTGCAGCGGAAGCCGCGGAAGAAGCTCCGGCCGAAGAAGGCCCCATTATTGAAGTCATCAAAAAATCCGGCTCCGAAGAAGACGGCGAGGCCGCGAACTAG
- the plsY gene encoding glycerol-3-phosphate 1-O-acyltransferase PlsY, whose product MYFPFFLALAYALGSIPFGAVLAHWRAGMDITKAGSGNIGATNVLRQAGPALGVATLACDMAKGALPVLGAALVLGTDGFLNQTAVALVALAAFLGHLFPLYSLFKKGGKGVATAAGCVLVLSPVALACVLVVFAAVVGIFRRVSLGSLISAASLAPLVYWQTHSLPYTGAALAVTILVWFKHEANIKRLIAGEESAIF is encoded by the coding sequence ATGTACTTTCCCTTTTTTCTGGCATTGGCTTATGCGCTGGGCTCCATCCCGTTTGGGGCGGTGCTCGCACACTGGCGCGCCGGCATGGACATCACCAAGGCGGGCAGCGGAAACATCGGCGCCACCAACGTCTTGAGGCAGGCGGGGCCGGCTTTGGGCGTCGCCACTCTGGCCTGCGACATGGCCAAGGGCGCCTTGCCCGTGCTGGGCGCGGCCTTGGTTTTGGGGACGGATGGCTTCTTAAATCAGACAGCCGTCGCCCTGGTTGCCCTGGCTGCGTTTCTGGGGCACTTGTTCCCCTTGTACTCCTTGTTTAAAAAGGGCGGTAAAGGCGTGGCCACTGCAGCAGGCTGCGTGCTGGTGTTGTCCCCCGTCGCTTTGGCCTGCGTACTTGTGGTTTTCGCCGCGGTTGTGGGGATTTTCAGGCGCGTTTCCCTGGGATCCCTGATTTCCGCCGCCTCCCTGGCGCCGTTGGTCTATTGGCAAACCCATTCCCTGCCCTACACCGGAGCGGCCCTGGCCGTCACGATTCTGGTCTGGTTCAAGCACGAGGCCAATATCAAACGCTTGATCGCCGGCGAGGAGTCCGCCATTTTTTGA